The following are from one region of the Paenibacillus sp. KS-LC4 genome:
- a CDS encoding 6-hydroxymethylpterin diphosphokinase MptE-like protein, producing the protein MLLQNLTILKEHRPDLFQPLHGLELLVQADPLPIDIQHATFDNLICSSNGQTVSLHNPTSASVEASQILLKVEKELKQKNHHVIFYGVGLGHHIKQFAAEFPKVPYSIFEPSAKIMHAFLSSISLLELNLSMLRNISIGSPNSRFKLNEIKSMLYQIPRSFSLITLPSYLKIFEKSHRSFISFLQDTVEQKQLNLRINHHFEKKWITNSFENFEETINTPSLFDFRSHFHQKPVLLVSAGPSLQDEIENLREIKKARSAFILSVGSAINSLIEFGIVPDAAFTYDPGDFNKNVFTRAINENQTPFPMVFGTSVGKGTITPFPWTKIHLPMSQDMLYGYYINGIKKTPVINDASSVAIVVLQALMILNCSSIILVGQNFAYRDNDYYAAGVPYGENKAASAEQAVSVDGDILHSTNSFNAMRREMEYFIKIGPPQTVINTTRRGAKINGAPFQNLSSVMSELLVPDTIDNEWYLKPARTEIPISLLKQKHNQMLIHANQITPIFTALQRKMFDIKSKPELKKFQDFDQAFKALQDNLFFKFILHPLSRVKYEILYSTIVNIKVETDITIKANLLLYGFGEYLHECYEDYKLIHPYFQKLNESINNFIPTNKE; encoded by the coding sequence ATGCTCCTACAAAATTTAACTATCCTCAAAGAACATCGACCTGATTTATTTCAGCCTTTACATGGCCTGGAACTGCTTGTTCAGGCTGATCCCTTGCCTATTGATATACAGCATGCAACCTTCGACAACTTAATTTGCAGTTCGAACGGACAAACCGTTAGCTTGCATAACCCCACAAGTGCATCAGTGGAAGCTTCACAAATTTTGCTGAAAGTAGAAAAAGAGCTAAAACAAAAAAATCATCATGTTATTTTTTATGGTGTAGGCCTAGGACACCATATTAAGCAATTTGCAGCAGAATTCCCAAAGGTTCCTTATTCAATTTTTGAGCCATCTGCCAAAATCATGCATGCTTTCCTATCTTCCATTTCCTTACTAGAGCTGAATTTATCCATGCTGCGCAATATTAGCATAGGCTCTCCTAATAGTAGATTCAAATTGAATGAAATTAAGTCCATGCTTTATCAAATACCAAGAAGCTTTTCCTTAATTACACTTCCTTCATACTTAAAAATATTTGAGAAGTCACATAGATCCTTTATTTCTTTCCTTCAAGATACCGTTGAACAAAAACAGTTAAATCTCAGAATAAATCATCATTTCGAGAAAAAATGGATTACGAACAGCTTCGAAAATTTTGAAGAGACTATAAATACACCAAGCCTCTTTGACTTTCGCTCACACTTTCATCAAAAGCCTGTACTTCTTGTTTCAGCTGGGCCATCTCTACAAGATGAGATCGAAAATTTGCGAGAAATAAAAAAAGCACGCTCCGCTTTTATTTTATCTGTAGGCTCTGCTATAAATTCACTTATTGAATTTGGCATCGTGCCGGATGCCGCCTTTACTTATGATCCTGGCGATTTTAACAAAAACGTTTTTACTCGTGCAATTAATGAGAATCAAACTCCCTTCCCGATGGTATTCGGTACATCGGTTGGAAAAGGAACAATCACACCATTTCCTTGGACAAAAATACATCTGCCAATGAGTCAGGATATGCTTTACGGATATTACATTAACGGAATAAAAAAGACTCCTGTCATTAACGATGCCAGTAGTGTAGCCATTGTAGTCTTACAGGCGCTTATGATTTTAAATTGCTCATCCATTATATTAGTGGGGCAGAACTTTGCATACCGCGACAATGACTATTATGCCGCAGGTGTGCCTTACGGAGAAAATAAAGCAGCGTCAGCAGAACAAGCTGTCAGTGTAGATGGAGACATACTTCACAGCACTAACAGTTTTAATGCTATGAGAAGAGAAATGGAGTATTTCATTAAGATTGGACCGCCGCAAACCGTAATTAATACGACACGGAGAGGCGCAAAAATTAATGGAGCTCCATTCCAGAATCTCTCCTCGGTAATGAGTGAGCTTCTCGTTCCAGATACGATAGACAATGAATGGTATCTGAAACCAGCTCGAACGGAAATACCTATATCATTATTAAAGCAAAAACATAATCAAATGCTGATTCATGCCAATCAAATAACACCTATTTTTACAGCTTTGCAGAGAAAGATGTTTGACATAAAATCAAAACCAGAATTGAAGAAATTTCAAGATTTTGATCAAGCTTTTAAAGCTTTACAGGATAATTTATTTTTCAAATTCATTTTACATCCACTAAGTCGTGTAAAATATGAAATTTTATACAGCACTATTGTAAATATTAAAGTTGAAACCGATATAACTATTAAAGCAAATTTACTATTATATGGTTTCGGTGAATATTTGCATGAATGTTATGAAGATTATAAGCTTATCCACCCCTATTTTCAGAAACTAAATGAATCCATTAACAACTTCATCCCCACAAATAAGGAGTAG
- a CDS encoding Ig-like domain-containing protein: MKKLNRNILGRAKKIVTLTAASTQLANMFAPVVLHAAPRVPIAAPAMLSSVTEITYSPSLIYSLSSFSRLELLNYSPVSSGISAQSDFWLSFNEEVSLGDGTITIHRSNDDTVEQIFTISSGSVYGASVSFSGNNVFIDPNADLQDNTTYYINISSGAFISSQGALFSGISPYQWSFTTGDFTAPTLLSTPPSSDKTSLYGPYSFIFNEDVRLGEGKIQFFKQGNSFPAVTISIANNHVNNAYFDQYSGNIIHFYPHFELDEDTNYYVHITSGTFVDLKNNPFAGLFDSTFWSFTTLDKKPYLTNYTPSFASGVPTDTNFTFYFSEPVQLNNGSISLIRSDDTSIAQQFVISNGVIQGASVFFSGNAMTLDPDLDLEDSTSYYIDISSGAVIDLKGNLFSGFYHFTWNFTTGDFNPPILTSTLPTSNSANLEGPFSLIFNESMQFGHGEIQFYKQGESTPAHTISITNDRIYNAFVQINSGHAFAFYPSFSLEQDTDYYVLVTSGAFVDLSNNPFAGLLDSTLWNFTTLDEKPYLIDYTPARVAGVPLDTDFTFYFSEPVQLNNGSIFLHRSDDASIAQQFVISNGVIQGASVSFSGNAMTLDPDLDLEDSTSYYIDISSGAVIDLKGNPFSGFYRYFWSFTAEDFTPPTLTSVRPMSANVSLQGLLSLSFTEPTQLGHGEIQFFKQGVSTSVHTISIRNGKIYNASFTKTSSQDFTLYPSFKLEQDTDYYVLVTSGAFVDSSNNPFAGLLDSTVWNFTTVDEKPYLTNYTPSFVSDVPIDTNLSFHFTEPVQLNSGVISLIRLNDESVAQQFVISNGVIQDASVSFSGNAMTLDPDQDLEEFTSYYIDISSGAFIDLKGNSFSGFYHFKWSFMTKDLTPPAIISISPTHDNVGLNGPFSLVFDEPVRLGEGKIQIFKKGTSIPTEIISVANNNADTAYFEQPLGNVFNFNLYSRITNDTDFYVTITSGTFMDLNNNPFPGLLNSTEWNFTTLNLAPYVYAFNWDSFQNVPVDSDLTFFYSENALPYNGTISLVRLADDSVAQQFVISSGGFHDESIFFSGNALTLRPQMNLEDATTYYINISSGLVIDTKGKASNESLKNWRFTTEDAAPPKIVSVGMDDGAQLNGPYSIAFNENIQLGYGNIYFYKQGETTPAHTITISGTHVYNASLNLISGRFANFYTDFELEQDTSYYVHITSGTFVDLSNKPFAGLLDSTSWSFTTLDKKPKLINYSPNAIANVPTDTDFTFYFSEPVQLNNGSISLIRLNDKSVAQQFVISNGVIQDASVSFSGNAMFLDPDSDLEDSTLYYIDISSGAVIDLKGNPFSGFYHFQWDFMTGDFNPPKIVSAGMDDGAQLNGPYSIAFNENIQLGYGNIYFYKQGETTPAHTITISGTHVYNASLNLISGRFANFYTDFELEQDTSYYVHITSGTFVDLSNKPFAGLLDSTSWSFTTLDKKPKLINYSPNAIANVPTDTDFTFYFSEPVQLNNGSISLIRLNDKSVAQQFVISNGVIQDASVSFSGNAMFLDPDSDLEDSTLYYIDISSGAVIDLKGNPFSGFYHFQWDFMTGDFNPPKIVFAGMDDGAQLNGPYSIAFNENIQLGYGNIYFYKQGETTPAHTITISGTHVYNASLNLVSGRFANFYTDFELEQDTSYYVHITSGTFVDLSNKPFAGLLDSTSWSFTTLDKKPKLINYSPNAIANVPTDTDFTFYFSEPVQLNNGSISLIRLNDKSVAQQFVISNGVIQDASVSFSGNAMFLDPDSDLEDSTLYYIDISSGAVIDLKGNPFSGFYHFQWDFMTGDFNPPKIVFAGMDDGAQLNGPYSIAFNENIQLGYGNIYFYKQGETTPAHTITISGTHVYNASLNLVSGRFANFYTDFELEQDTSYYVHITSGTFVDLSNKPFAGLLDSTSWSFTTLDKKPKLINYSPNAIANVPTDTDFTFYFSEPVQLNNGSISLIRLNDKSVAQQFVISNGVIQDASVSFSGNAMFLDPDSDLEDSTLYYIDISSGAVIDLKGNPFSGFYHFQWDFMTGDFNPPKIVFAGMDDGAQLNGPYSIAFNENIQLGYGNIYFYKQGETTPAHTITISGTHVYNASLNLVSGRFANFYTDFELEQDTSYYVHITSGTFVDLSNKPFAGLLDSTSWSFTTVDRAAFLQYMYPYALSGIAVDTNFTFDFSEPVELSNGTISIIRSQNNTVAQQFTISNGQINNAVVSFSGKTMTLDPTIDLEGSTSYYVIISSGAFIDLKGNPLSGLPNLNWSFTTAAQSNTGGSNGNSGSNQPSQPTVSTPTIPAVVAPNEAAPVISNSPQVNVITAPFKAGKEHSITLPANQSGSAALVYYYDDKYKQWIALPTQHDGNTLTANMPPESWVAVMDNPAVYQPVDTVSNWANEDIMKLMSLNIIQGYEDQTFKPNQVTNRYEMAVMVAKVLGLPMASTDVTALNTLPDSDSIPEWAKPAVAALVQNNIMLGSAQGFQGSESITRAQLAAMLGRILPAAQNNTAPSFKDQSTIPAWASDGIQKAIELGIFKGYPDGSFQPDKTLTRAEMAAVITRLMDYLIQQPKQ, from the coding sequence ATGAAAAAATTAAACCGCAATATACTGGGACGTGCCAAAAAAATTGTCACGCTTACAGCAGCTTCTACGCAATTAGCCAATATGTTTGCCCCTGTCGTGTTGCATGCAGCACCGCGTGTTCCTATTGCAGCACCTGCTATGTTAAGTTCTGTAACCGAAATCACCTATTCTCCAAGCTTAATTTATTCGCTCAGTTCGTTTTCTCGACTTGAGCTTCTTAACTATTCCCCCGTCTCAAGTGGGATTTCTGCCCAATCTGATTTTTGGCTTTCTTTTAATGAAGAAGTTTCTTTAGGCGATGGTACCATTACAATTCATCGATCTAATGATGATACTGTTGAGCAAATATTCACAATCTCCAGCGGATCAGTTTATGGCGCTAGTGTTTCTTTTAGCGGAAATAACGTTTTTATTGATCCTAATGCAGACCTGCAGGATAATACCACATATTATATAAATATATCGAGTGGCGCCTTCATCTCTAGTCAGGGAGCACTTTTTTCAGGCATTTCACCATACCAGTGGTCATTTACTACAGGCGATTTTACCGCTCCTACTCTCCTATCAACTCCACCTAGCAGTGATAAAACTTCGTTGTACGGACCGTATTCCTTTATTTTTAATGAGGATGTAAGACTTGGAGAAGGCAAAATTCAGTTCTTCAAACAAGGAAACTCCTTTCCAGCTGTGACCATTTCTATTGCGAATAACCATGTCAACAATGCATATTTTGACCAATACTCCGGTAATATCATTCACTTTTATCCTCATTTCGAGCTTGATGAGGATACGAATTATTATGTCCACATTACTTCCGGTACCTTCGTTGATCTCAAAAACAACCCTTTTGCAGGTTTGTTCGACTCAACTTTCTGGAGCTTTACAACTTTAGATAAAAAGCCTTATTTAACTAACTATACGCCTTCTTTTGCTTCCGGCGTGCCTACTGATACCAATTTTACTTTCTATTTCTCTGAGCCAGTTCAACTTAATAATGGCAGCATTTCTCTCATTCGCTCAGACGATACATCGATTGCTCAGCAATTTGTCATTTCCAACGGTGTCATTCAAGGCGCTTCCGTTTTCTTCAGCGGCAATGCGATGACACTTGATCCTGATCTTGATTTAGAGGATTCGACCTCTTATTATATTGACATTTCCAGTGGGGCTGTGATCGATCTTAAAGGCAACCTTTTCTCGGGCTTCTATCATTTTACATGGAATTTCACAACGGGCGATTTTAATCCTCCTATTCTAACGTCCACTTTGCCTACAAGCAACAGCGCTAATTTAGAGGGGCCCTTTTCTCTCATTTTTAATGAGTCTATGCAATTCGGTCATGGTGAAATTCAGTTTTATAAGCAAGGCGAATCCACTCCCGCTCATACTATTTCCATTACAAATGATCGGATCTATAATGCTTTTGTCCAAATTAATTCTGGGCACGCCTTCGCTTTCTATCCTTCTTTTTCACTAGAGCAAGATACCGATTATTATGTTTTGGTCACATCTGGAGCTTTTGTCGATCTCAGCAATAACCCGTTTGCTGGCTTGCTTGATTCGACGCTCTGGAACTTCACTACCCTAGATGAAAAACCTTATTTAATCGATTACACACCTGCTCGTGTTGCCGGCGTTCCTTTGGATACCGACTTTACTTTCTATTTCTCCGAGCCGGTTCAACTTAATAATGGCAGCATTTTTCTCCATCGCTCAGACGATGCGTCGATTGCTCAGCAATTTGTCATTTCCAACGGTGTCATTCAAGGCGCTTCCGTTTCCTTTAGCGGCAATGCGATGACCCTCGATCCTGATCTTGATTTGGAGGATTCTACCTCTTATTATATTGATATTTCCAGCGGGGCTGTGATCGATCTTAAAGGCAACCCTTTTTCGGGCTTCTATCGTTATTTTTGGAGTTTCACAGCCGAGGATTTTACGCCCCCTACACTTACGTCCGTTCGCCCTATGAGCGCCAACGTCTCGTTGCAAGGGCTCCTCTCTCTCAGCTTTACAGAGCCCACGCAACTCGGTCATGGTGAAATTCAATTTTTTAAACAAGGTGTATCTACTTCCGTTCATACCATTTCCATTAGAAATGGGAAAATTTATAATGCTTCCTTTACAAAAACATCTTCACAAGACTTCACTTTATATCCGTCATTTAAACTTGAGCAGGATACCGATTATTATGTTCTGGTCACTTCTGGTGCCTTTGTCGATTCTAGCAATAATCCTTTTGCCGGTTTACTTGATTCGACAGTGTGGAACTTCACTACCGTGGATGAAAAGCCTTATCTGACAAATTACACACCTTCTTTTGTTTCCGATGTTCCAATCGATACTAACCTTTCTTTTCATTTTACTGAGCCTGTCCAGCTAAATAGTGGAGTAATTTCCCTCATTCGTTTAAATGATGAGTCGGTGGCTCAACAATTTGTCATTTCAAATGGCGTTATTCAAGACGCCTCCGTTTCCTTCAGCGGAAACGCGATGACTCTTGATCCTGATCAGGATTTGGAGGAGTTTACCTCTTATTATATTGACATTTCCAGTGGGGCTTTCATTGATCTTAAGGGCAACTCGTTCTCGGGCTTCTATCATTTTAAATGGAGTTTTATGACTAAAGATTTAACTCCTCCAGCTATAATTTCTATTTCGCCAACGCACGACAATGTCGGTTTAAATGGGCCATTCTCTCTTGTCTTTGATGAACCTGTAAGGCTTGGAGAGGGTAAAATTCAAATTTTCAAAAAAGGCACATCGATCCCAACTGAAATTATTTCAGTTGCAAATAACAATGCCGATACTGCGTATTTTGAACAACCTCTTGGGAACGTCTTTAATTTCAATCTTTATTCAAGAATAACTAATGACACAGACTTTTATGTAACGATTACTTCGGGAACATTTATGGATCTTAATAATAACCCGTTTCCGGGCTTGCTGAACTCTACTGAGTGGAATTTTACAACCCTTAACTTGGCACCTTATGTTTACGCCTTTAACTGGGACAGTTTTCAAAACGTACCAGTGGACAGTGATCTCACCTTTTTCTATAGTGAGAATGCTCTACCTTATAACGGAACCATTTCTCTTGTTCGTCTTGCTGATGATTCGGTTGCCCAGCAATTCGTTATTTCCAGCGGGGGATTTCATGATGAATCCATATTTTTCAGTGGAAATGCCTTAACACTCCGTCCACAAATGAATTTAGAAGATGCCACCACTTACTATATTAATATTTCAAGCGGTTTAGTTATTGATACTAAAGGAAAGGCCTCTAATGAAAGTTTAAAGAATTGGAGATTTACGACTGAAGATGCAGCTCCGCCAAAAATTGTATCTGTCGGTATGGACGACGGCGCTCAATTGAACGGCCCTTATTCCATTGCTTTTAATGAAAATATTCAGCTCGGCTATGGAAACATTTATTTCTACAAGCAAGGCGAAACGACACCCGCTCATACCATTACGATTTCAGGCACCCATGTTTACAATGCCAGCTTGAATTTAATCTCTGGGCGATTCGCTAATTTCTATACAGATTTTGAACTTGAACAGGATACTTCCTATTATGTTCACATCACTTCCGGTACCTTTGTCGATCTCAGCAACAAACCGTTTGCCGGCTTGCTTGATTCGACTTCATGGAGCTTTACAACTTTAGATAAAAAGCCTAAATTGATCAATTACAGCCCGAATGCTATTGCCAACGTGCCTACGGATACCGACTTCACTTTTTATTTCTCTGAACCAGTTCAGCTTAATAATGGCAGTATTTCACTTATTCGCTTAAACGATAAGTCCGTGGCTCAGCAATTTGTCATTTCCAACGGCGTTATTCAAGACGCTTCCGTCTCTTTCAGCGGAAACGCGATGTTCTTGGACCCCGATTCTGACTTGGAGGATTCGACCCTGTATTATATTGATATTTCCAGCGGGGCTGTGATCGACCTTAAAGGCAACCCTTTCTCGGGCTTCTACCATTTTCAATGGGATTTCATGACGGGTGATTTCAACCCGCCAAAAATTGTATCTGCCGGTATGGACGACGGCGCTCAATTGAACGGCCCTTATTCCATTGCTTTTAATGAAAATATTCAGCTCGGCTATGGAAACATTTATTTCTACAAGCAAGGCGAAACGACACCCGCTCATACCATTACGATTTCAGGCACCCATGTTTACAATGCCAGCTTGAATTTAATCTCTGGGCGATTCGCTAATTTCTATACAGATTTTGAACTTGAACAGGATACTTCCTATTATGTTCACATCACTTCCGGTACCTTTGTCGATCTCAGCAACAAACCGTTTGCCGGCTTGCTTGATTCGACTTCATGGAGCTTTACAACTTTAGATAAAAAGCCTAAATTGATCAATTACAGCCCGAATGCTATTGCCAACGTGCCTACGGATACCGACTTCACTTTTTATTTCTCTGAACCAGTTCAGCTTAATAATGGCAGTATTTCACTTATTCGCTTAAACGATAAGTCCGTGGCTCAGCAATTTGTCATTTCCAACGGCGTTATTCAAGACGCTTCCGTCTCTTTCAGCGGAAACGCGATGTTCTTGGACCCCGATTCTGACTTGGAGGATTCGACCCTGTATTATATTGATATTTCCAGCGGGGCTGTGATCGACCTTAAAGGCAACCCTTTCTCGGGCTTCTACCATTTTCAATGGGATTTCATGACGGGTGATTTCAACCCGCCAAAAATTGTATTTGCCGGTATGGACGACGGCGCTCAATTGAACGGCCCTTATTCCATTGCTTTTAATGAAAATATTCAGCTCGGCTATGGAAACATTTATTTCTACAAGCAAGGCGAAACGACGCCCGCTCATACCATTACGATTTCAGGCACCCATGTTTACAATGCCAGCTTGAATTTGGTCTCTGGGCGATTCGCTAATTTCTATACAGATTTTGAACTTGAACAGGATACTTCCTATTATGTTCACATCACTTCCGGTACCTTTGTCGATCTCAGCAACAAACCGTTTGCCGGCTTGCTTGATTCGACTTCATGGAGCTTTACAACTTTAGATAAAAAGCCTAAATTGATCAATTACAGCCCGAATGCTATTGCCAACGTGCCTACGGATACCGACTTCACTTTTTATTTCTCTGAACCAGTTCAGCTTAATAATGGCAGTATTTCACTTATTCGCTTAAACGATAAGTCCGTGGCTCAGCAATTTGTCATTTCCAACGGCGTTATTCAAGACGCTTCCGTCTCTTTCAGCGGAAACGCGATGTTCTTGGACCCCGATTCTGACTTGGAGGATTCGACCCTGTATTATATTGATATTTCCAGCGGGGCTGTGATCGACCTTAAAGGCAACCCTTTCTCGGGCTTCTACCATTTTCAATGGGATTTCATGACGGGTGATTTCAACCCGCCAAAAATTGTATTTGCCGGTATGGACGACGGCGCTCAATTGAACGGCCCTTATTCCATTGCTTTTAATGAAAATATTCAGCTCGGCTATGGAAACATTTATTTCTACAAGCAAGGCGAAACGACGCCCGCTCATACCATTACGATTTCAGGCACCCATGTTTACAATGCCAGCTTGAATTTGGTCTCTGGGCGATTCGCTAATTTCTATACAGATTTTGAACTTGAACAGGATACTTCCTATTATGTTCACATCACTTCCGGTACCTTTGTCGATCTCAGCAACAAACCGTTTGCCGGCTTGCTTGATTCGACTTCATGGAGCTTTACAACTTTAGATAAAAAGCCTAAATTGATCAATTACAGCCCGAATGCTATTGCCAACGTGCCTACGGATACCGACTTCACTTTTTATTTCTCTGAACCAGTTCAGCTTAATAATGGCAGTATTTCACTTATTCGCTTAAACGATAAGTCCGTGGCTCAGCAATTTGTCATTTCCAACGGCGTTATTCAAGACGCTTCCGTCTCTTTCAGCGGAAACGCGATGTTCTTGGACCCCGATTCTGACTTGGAGGATTCGACCCTGTATTATATTGATATTTCCAGCGGGGCTGTGATCGACCTTAAAGGCAACCCTTTCTCGGGCTTCTACCATTTTCAATGGGATTTCATGACGGGTGATTTCAACCCGCCAAAAATTGTATTTGCCGGTATGGACGACGGCGCTCAATTGAACGGCCCTTATTCCATTGCTTTTAATGAAAATATTCAGCTCGGCTATGGAAACATTTATTTCTACAAGCAAGGCGAAACGACGCCCGCTCATACCATTACGATTTCAGGCACCCATGTTTACAATGCCAGCTTGAATTTGGTCTCTGGGCGATTCGCTAATTTCTATACAGATTTTGAACTTGAACAGGATACTTCCTATTATGTTCACATCACTTCCGGTACCTTTGTCGATCTCAGCAACAAACCGTTTGCCGGTTTGCTTGATTCGACTTCATGGAGCTTTACAACGGTCGATAGGGCTGCTTTCTTGCAATACATGTATCCATATGCACTTTCCGGTATAGCAGTAGATACGAACTTTACTTTTGATTTCAGCGAACCCGTTGAGCTTTCCAACGGCACCATCTCCATTATTCGCTCACAAAATAATACCGTTGCCCAACAATTTACGATTTCTAACGGACAAATAAATAATGCTGTCGTATCGTTTAGCGGTAAAACAATGACGCTTGATCCAACTATAGATTTAGAAGGCTCTACAAGCTACTATGTGATCATATCTAGCGGAGCTTTTATTGATCTTAAGGGTAATCCGCTTTCCGGACTGCCTAACCTAAACTGGTCATTCACAACCGCTGCACAAAGCAACACTGGCGGCAGTAACGGAAATAGCGGAAGCAATCAACCTAGCCAACCAACAGTATCAACTCCGACCATTCCTGCTGTCGTTGCTCCAAACGAGGCTGCGCCTGTCATTTCCAACTCACCACAAGTGAACGTCATAACAGCACCGTTTAAAGCCGGAAAAGAACACAGCATCACGCTACCGGCAAATCAAAGCGGCTCGGCAGCTCTTGTATACTACTACGATGATAAATACAAGCAATGGATTGCACTACCTACGCAGCATGACGGCAATACGCTCACTGCCAATATGCCTCCAGAAAGCTGGGTTGCCGTTATGGACAATCCAGCTGTCTATCAGCCCGTGGATACAGTAAGCAATTGGGCAAATGAAGACATAATGAAGCTAATGAGCTTGAATATTATTCAAGGCTATGAAGATCAAACCTTCAAGCCTAATCAAGTGACCAACCGCTATGAAATGGCTGTTATGGTGGCGAAAGTGCTAGGCTTACCAATGGCAAGCACTGACGTCACAGCGCTGAATACCCTTCCCGACTCTGACAGCATTCCAGAATGGGCAAAACCGGCTGTAGCGGCGCTGGTGCAAAATAATATTATGCTAGGCAGCGCACAAGGCTTCCAAGGCAGTGAATCTATCACACGAGCACAGCTTGCTGCCATGCTGGGACGGATTTTGCCAGCAGCACAAAACAATACAGCTCCATCGTTCAAGGATCAATCCACCATTCCAGCTTGGGCCTCTGATGGTATTCAGAAGGCTATCGAGCTTGGCATCTTCAAAGGCTACCCGGATGGAAGCTTCCAACCGGATAAAACGCTGACGCGCGCTGAAATGGCGGCCGTCATCACGCGATTGATGGATTATTTGATCCAACAGCCGAAGCAATAA
- a CDS encoding urease accessory protein UreD, whose translation MHSRWQGEIDYINGKNVLSYSAHQAPLKITRPFKGPSGEMIIYLMESSPGLFGGDVQELDCTVGENAHLLLTTQSSCKLHPGMGGITSGQSNLFRVGKEAVLEYFPGPLVPYKDVRYSGMTSIHMEQGAQLFMSDMLTPGRAGFGELFEYELLHSELSIYWGDRLVVWDPLRLEPLRFSPESVLGGYSHFGSFWCLSEAVGAEHVDAVRRVLDRYLNVKTSSGGAGAGAGAGAGAGAGAGAGAGAGAGAGQRAYGGVSLLEKNGLVVRCLGYSGAELEALLHVVWSELRPMLLGKEAFKLRK comes from the coding sequence ATGCATAGCCGATGGCAGGGTGAAATTGATTATATTAATGGGAAAAATGTTTTGAGCTATTCGGCTCACCAAGCACCGCTGAAAATTACCCGCCCGTTCAAAGGGCCGTCCGGCGAGATGATTATTTATTTAATGGAATCGTCTCCCGGCCTGTTCGGCGGAGATGTTCAGGAGCTGGATTGCACAGTAGGGGAAAACGCTCATCTTCTGCTTACGACACAGTCGTCATGCAAGCTGCATCCGGGGATGGGCGGGATAACGAGTGGGCAGAGCAATCTTTTTCGCGTCGGGAAAGAGGCTGTGCTGGAGTATTTTCCAGGGCCGCTCGTTCCGTATAAGGATGTCCGCTATAGCGGGATGACATCAATACATATGGAGCAGGGGGCGCAGCTGTTTATGAGCGATATGCTGACGCCTGGCCGCGCAGGCTTTGGGGAGCTGTTTGAATACGAATTGCTGCATAGCGAGCTGTCGATCTATTGGGGCGATCGGCTTGTCGTGTGGGACCCGCTGCGTCTGGAGCCTTTGAGATTTTCGCCTGAATCGGTGCTCGGGGGATATTCTCATTTTGGAAGCTTCTGGTGCTTATCCGAGGCTGTCGGGGCAGAGCATGTAGATGCGGTGCGGCGGGTGCTTGATCGTTATTTAAACGTGAAGACGTCAAGTGGAGGAGCAGGAGCAGGAGCAGGAGCAGGAGCAGGAGCAGGAGCAGGAGCAGGAGCAGGAGCAGGAGCAGGAGCAGGAGCAGGGCAGAGGGCTTACGGCGGAGTGTCGCTCTTGGAGAAGAACGGGCTAGTCGTGCGCTGCCTTGGATATAGCGGGGCAGAGCTTGAGGCGCTGCTTCATGTCGTTTGGAGCGAGCTGCGTCCAATGCTGCTGGGTAAGGAAGCTTTTAAGCTACGGAAGTAG
- a CDS encoding sulfite exporter TauE/SafE family protein: MDAGILSVLTIGFLLGIKHALEPDHVIAVSTIAIKSKHIGKSAFSGVFWGIGHSLTLFIVGFILMAMRSEMTEKWAMSLEFLVGVMIVVLGVNTIISLRSMRANANAKVDVGAKESQHFRGSYRKSLLIGFIHGLAGSGAMVVLTMSTVNSISEGLIYIAIFGVGTVIGMLCFTTFISIPFILSSSRFKLNRVLIGATGIVSAVFGLYYMYNLGVNEGLFGLWM; encoded by the coding sequence ATGGATGCGGGTATACTCTCTGTGCTGACAATCGGATTTCTGCTCGGCATCAAGCATGCGCTTGAGCCAGATCATGTTATTGCGGTATCCACGATTGCGATTAAAAGCAAGCATATTGGCAAATCTGCTTTTTCAGGCGTATTTTGGGGAATCGGGCATTCGCTGACGCTGTTTATTGTCGGGTTTATCCTCATGGCCATGAGAAGTGAAATGACGGAAAAATGGGCGATGTCCTTGGAATTTCTCGTTGGAGTGATGATCGTAGTACTGGGAGTGAATACGATTATTTCGCTTAGAAGCATGCGCGCGAATGCGAATGCGAAGGTGGATGTGGGCGCTAAGGAAAGCCAGCATTTTCGTGGCTCCTATCGTAAATCTTTGCTGATTGGCTTCATTCATGGCCTTGCTGGCAGCGGAGCGATGGTCGTCCTGACGATGAGCACGGTGAACAGCATCAGCGAAGGGCTGATCTATATCGCGATATTTGGTGTCGGTACGGTAATTGGTATGTTATGCTTTACCACCTTCATCAGTATTCCGTTTATTCTCTCATCCAGTCGCTTTAAGCTCAATCGGGTCCTCATTGGGGCAACCGGCATCGTCAGTGCTGTATTCGGCTTGTATTATATGTATAATCTTGGTGTGAATGAAGGATTGTTTGGATTATGGATGTAG